A segment of the Pedobacter faecalis genome:
AAATCTTTCATCATAGGCACACAGCCACCGCAGCCAGTACCCGCCTTCGTACACGATTTTAAAGCATCCACCGTTTCACAACCACCCTCGGAAACAGCTCCGCATATCTGCCCCTTGGTTACCCCCTCACAACTGCAGATTACGGCACTGTCGGGCAAACCGGCCAAACCAGCCCCGGCAGCTTCCTGTCCGCCACGGGCGCCCAGCACCAGATCCTCCGGATCAGGCGGCAAAACAATCCTGTTATTGACCGTTTGCAGCAGCATATTATACGCTGCCGCATCACCGATCAAAATACCGCCAAGGAGGTATTGCCCGTCATTACTGATATTAATCCTTTTATAAACACCCTTGTGCCTATTCTCAAAAACAATCGTCCGGCAATGCGGTTCCGATACCAGGTTATCACCAAAACTTGCCACATCCACACCAATAAGCTTCAGCTTAGTACTCATGTCAAACCCGCTAAAGCGCTTCTGCGCGCCGCATAAATTGGCAGCCACCACCTCAGCCATCTCATAACCCGGCGCTACCAGACCGTAAATCATCTGTGCATGCAAAGCACACTCACCAATCGCAAAAATCGACGGATCGCTGGTTTGAAGCCTGTCATCTACCACAATACCACCGCGACTGCTCACCTCAAGTCCGCACAGCCTGGCCAGTTCATCCCGCGGCCTTATGCCTGCCGAGATCACCAGCATATCCGTCTCCAGCACACTATCGTCAGTAAAACGCAAAGCAGAGATGTGGTCGCCACCTTCAATAAGCGAAGTATTCTTATTCAAATAAATATCCAGCCCAAGGCTTTCCAGTTTAGCCTGTAGGATCGCACTGCCCTGCTGATCGATCTGCCTCGGCATCAGCCTGGACGCAAATTCCACAATACCCGTTTGCGGAACACCCAGATCCATCAATGCTTTCGCAGCCTCCAAACCCAGCAAACCACCTCCCAGCACCATCGCACTTTTGGCGCCAACGGCATAATCCCTGATCATGTCCAGATCCTCTATGGTGCGATAGACAAATACCCCTTGCTTCTCCACCCCCGGTATATCCGGCACAAAAGCCGCAGAACCCGTCGCCATAACCAGGTAATCATATTCTACCCTAAGGCCCCGATGCGAATGCACCGTTTTCTCCCGGGTATTGATTTCCTTGACCGGATCACCCAGGTGCAAAGTAATTTCGCGCTCCCTATACCAGTCATATGAAGCAAGTGCGAGGTCATCCGCACCCTTTCCACTAAAGTATTCACTCAAATGCACCCTATCATAGGCGATTTTAGGCTCTTCTCCGAACACAGTTATGGAAAATTCGTCAGATCGGTCAGTAATTTTCTCACAAAACTTATGTCCGACCATCCCATTTCCAATTATTACGAGTTTTTTCGAGCACATAACGGATATTTTTTAATGTTTTCTAAATAAACATGATTTACATCATCCAAATCTAGCATATTACATCACAAAAATCCAAATTTTTATGATTTTAATTATTTAATTGTTTAAAAACACAAGAATTTTATTGCAATTTTGAACAGCACATCAGTTATTTATAAGAATATCATGAAAAAAATAGAGGATTTTGGATTATTTATAGTAGGAGGAGGTCCTGGAGACCCGGATTTGTTGACAATTAAAGCATTTAAGGTGCTCCAGCGTGCAGAAGTCATACTTTACGACAACCTAATCAATAAAAAACTACTGGAAATCGCAAATCCGCTATGCAAAATTGTATATGTAGGCAAAAAACCTTACGAAAAATGCACATCTCAGGAAGAAATCCACGAGTTAATTAAACATTATACCCAAAACCACAGTGTAGTCGTGCGATTAAAGGGCGGCGATCCGTTTATTTTCGGTCGCGGGTTCGAAGAATTGCTTTTCGCAGAAGCTAACGGCATCCCGGCACACTATATACCGGGCATTAGTACCATGCAGGCCACAGGCTTCAGCGGCATTCCGCTAACGCATCGCGGTGTAAGCGAGAGTATCTGGGCCATTACCGGAACCAAGAAAGACGGAAGCTTGTCGAAAGACCTCACCTGCGCCATTCACAGTCGCGCCACGGTCGTTATCTATATGGGCATGAAAAAACTGGCGGAAATCGCGCAAACGTATATCGCCGCCGATGCGGGCAACACACCAGCGGCGATCATACAACATGCCACCCTGCCACAGCAGAAAAAAGTGACCTGCGAAGTAAAAGACATTGAGTCGGCAGCCCAAAGCGCCGGCTTGCACTATCCCGCCATCATCGTTATCGGAAACGTCTGCGCCATCTGACGAATCAGAAACCAAATATTTCTTTCAATTTAGCGTCGAGCTCATCGGGCTTGCCTCCATACCGCCCTATCTCATTTCCGTTCTTATCGAGCAGTATCTTAGTCGGAAACGACCCTATGCCGAAAGCCTTAACCGCATCAAACGTGCTTTCGTTCTCATTGTTCAACAAATGAATCCACTCAATCTTGTCTTCAGCAACAGCTTTGCGCCACTTCTGCTGAATCACCTCAGGTGCCGCAGGAGCTTCCTTCGCGATGCCAACAATTTCAAAACCCCTGTCTTTGTATTTAGCGTACAGTTCCTTTAGGTGAGGATGGCCAAAACGGCAAGGCAAACACCAACTGCCCCAAAAATCGATTAACATATATTTTTCTTTCAAGCCTTGTGCGCCCCATACTTTACCATTCATATCTGGCTTCGAAAGCAGCGCACTCACATTTCTATTGAAACCAGCTCTACCCGCAGCACTTACTGCGTCAAATTGCCGTTCAAAACCAGACACATCAGAAAAATCCTTTATCACCGCAGGGCGCATGGGCTTTGGCACCGCCCCAATCTCAAAAGCCTTCGCCACTACAGCAGCAATTTCCTTGGGCGACTCCTTACGCAGAGCTTCCGCATATCGATAAAACAATTGCTTGCGAGGCTCTAAATCAGGCTTTGCAAGTCTTTCCCACACATCAGAAGGGAAGAAGCCGCCGCTAAACTGATAATAAGGCCTCAGATAGTGGATCACTTCTACTTCTGAGCCCTCAGGCAGAATGCTTACAAGAACTTTCACCGCGTAGTCATAATTAAAAAAATTCTCCGTCTTCAAAGTCCCATCCGGTAAAAAGAAAGCATCCAGCTTTGGCCGCAGCATTCGCAACCCGCGCTCAACATTACCTGCTGTCGCATAAGCAGCAGCCGAAAGCCTCACCGCCTCTTCCCTTGTCCGATCGTTGCGGATCATTCCGATGCGTGCATCTGAGGCAGTCGTATCATTATTTGCCGCATACCCCACAGCCAGATCTTTAAGTATCCCGTCACGGTACACCGCAAAGAATTTCTCCTGTCCCGCTGCACTATTAAAAAAGTCACAAAAAAGCACATCTTTTTTCCTGACGTCTTTTTCCGCACTTATCCGCGCCTGCACGCTATCTATGACCTCGTAATTACGCTTTAACTTAGAAGCCTGCTGCTCCGGTGTCAATTTACCTGCGTCAGTTTGCGCGTGTAAGCAAAATGGCAGCGCAATCACCACGACGAACATAATCTTTGTAATCACCATAACTGAGCATTTAAAAAGGCGCGCCAAATGGCGCGCCCGAACGTTAATAACCATCTCTTTGATCAATATTAGGATTGAATTGTCTCTCACGTTCCGGAACAGGGAAATATGCGTCAGTTGCGGATATACCCGGTTTGCGCTCTCCAAAAAACGCAACAATACCGGCGGCTGAACGCTTGGCGTCAAACCAGCGGTGCCCAAACTCGGCAAAAAGCTCACGCAGCCGCTCGTCATAAATCAGTTCAACCAGGGCCTCTTTATCAATGGTCGGGTTTGAAAAGCCGATCGTTTTAAAAGGATTCGATGCGTTGGCACCATCATTATTAGCTACAGCGCCTGCCCTAACCCTAACAGCGTCTACATCCGCAATAGCACCTGGCAAATTATCTCTCATAGAACGTGCCTCGGCCCGGATCAAATAAAGCTCTGCAAGGCGAATAAACATCACTGATTCCGCCTTCGCACCAGTCTGCGTATTGGAGTACGTTTTGAACTTATACGGAGCCACAGTTGCGGGTGCGCCAAAGGTCTTTGTCCATTTCACCCGGCGCTGATCGGTCGCCTCAAATTTCGATAACATATAAGGCGACAAATGGAACTGAGCGTTCGAAGTTGCCTGCCCCTGCACCGTACCAGCTTCTGTGGTGTAAATGTTCGAACCTGCATTATTCAACGCCCAAACCGCCTCTTTAGAAGTAGCTAAAAATACGTTGTCGAGAGCCTCCAGAGTAAAAATACCATTTTGTGAAATTACGGTGGTCGCAGCTTCTTCTGCCGCAGCCCAGTTTCGCTGATACAAATAGACCCGGGCAAGCAGCGCAGTGGCAGACCACTTCGTCGGTCGATACCGAAATCCTGGAGCAGTACTGTTTCCCACAAGATTTTGCTGTGCATAAAGAAGGTCGGCCTCAACCTGCTTGAGAACTTCTTCCGGAGAAGACACGCGTAGCAAGGCATTTTTTGTATAATCAGAGGTTAGTGTAAGCGGCACATCGCCGTAAATATTGGTCAGATAGAAAAATGCCAAGGCCCTTAACAGTCTCGCTTCTCCCATAATACTCTGCCGGACAAGCGGACTCAAGCCGGTCGAAGCCTCCGCGTTTTCATAAACCATGTTTGCCTGAAGTACATAATTGTAATACGTAGCCCACAAGCCAGAAACAATACCAAGTGTTGGAGAAAGGTTATTTTCTAGCAGTACCCGCTGATCGTCACTATAACTTCCCCGCACCAACTCGTCGGAAAGCAGACCCAGGTTACCGCTTAGCCCTCCCTGGAAGGGTGTATTGCTAAAGATTGCCACCATGCTGGCGTAGACGCCGCGCACCCCCGCCTGAGCGAGGTCATCCGTATTGTAAACTGCGTTGTTGGTAAATTTTCCCATCGGTATATCTACTTCCACTGCCTTTTCACAACCACTTGCGCCGAGCAACAGGATAAACGGATATATAAAGTTTATTTTTTTCATGTGATTAATTTTGAGATGTTAAAGACTAACCTGCAATCCAGCCAAATAAGTTCGCAAGGGCGACAAGCGGCTGATGAAAACAGTTTGTGGGTCTACGCTGCTGAACGGTGAAAAAGTGAACAGGTTCTGGCCTTGCAAGTAAATGCCGGCTGATTTTAGGCCAATTGACTTTGCAAAGGCTGGCGACAAATTATAACTCAGATTAACCGTTCGCACCCGCATATAGAACACATTGTTATAAATCGCATCCGTGGAGCGGGCTGCACGCTGACCAACAAGTGCGTTAGACGCAGGAATTATCGTAGTATACTTTTGAACATCCGTAATTTGTCCTTCGTATTGCCAGCGCTTCAATGCGTTTTCAGGAACGTTGTACATATCGCCCATCGGTGCTCCGGTACCTCTCGGATCCAGGGCCATCATCCAGTTTCTGGTCCACTGCTTATTAAAATTCAAAAATACGCTAAACCCAAAGTTCTTGTACTGAAAATCATTCTGTAAACCACCGTAATAGGCCGGCTCCGTGTCGAACCTTGGGGTCAGGTCACCTGTATTTGTAACCTCGAATTTTCCCGAATTATTTACATCCCGCACCTGCGACAGTCCTGTTGTGGGATCAACACCCAGATATTCCCCGATATACACCAGGTCTAGAGATCGCCCTACAATGTATCTGCTAGCATAACTCGACTGCTCCAAGTCAGGATACTTCAGTAGGCGGTTATTTGGCAGTGTCAGGTTAAAATTTGTGTTCCAGTTAAAATCGGCACTTTTAATATTTTTAGAGTTTAGGGTAAATTCCCATCCCCGATTTTGTACCACCACATTATTCAGGTTGGCGGTTACTGTAGAGAAACCAGTCGCAGTAGGCAAAGGATACTGCACCAATGGGTCGTTGGAATTATTTCGGTACCAAGCCGTACTCACAATAATCCTGTCCTTCAGGAAGCCCAGCTCGGTCGCAAACTCCAATTTCTTGTTCATCTCCCAATGTAAGTCCGGCTTAAAGAACGATTCGGGACTGATGGCCAGGGAGTCCTTGTATGTGGGCGAAAAGGCATTTGAAGCATACAAAGCCATGTAGCGATAGTCGCCAATCTGGTCGTTACCAGTAATACCATAGCTTGCCCTCAGTTTGCCGAAACTCAGCACTTTGCTATCCTTCAGCACGTCGAGGTTACTAAATATCCATGCACCACCCAAAGCCCAAAAACTCGAATACTTATAGTTCGGGCCAAAACGGCTCGAACCATCTCGACGACCCGAGAGGTTCAGGATATACGTATCGTCGTAGTTATAGGTAGCCCGACCAAAAATCGCGGCATATTTGTATTCATTAGCCAGACTGTTGGGATTAACGAAACTACTGCTGTTAATACCGAACATCGTACCCAGCAATGCATCACTGGAGTAATCGCGCAAGGTAAAGTTGTAGCCATCGCGCGTTTGTGACTGCAGCGTCCCCCCAGCCAGTACGTTAAGGTTGCCCGGACCAACGGCTTTCTTATATTCTATCTGCGGCTCAATAATCATACTTTCAAAGATGCTGTTACCAAACTGAGAGGTATTCGTGATATTGGCTGACATAGGGTTTTTAGCCGTTTTGGGGCTGTTCCTTAACTCATCCGTACGGATTTTGTTGTATCCTAAACTTGTTCTAACTGTTAGTTCAGGCAAAATCTTATAGCCGAGTACGAGATTGCCGGTCAGGTTTCCCGTCTTTGCAGTATATGTTTCTAAAAGATAAGCTAAGGGATTATCCATAATACCGCCGCCTACATATACACCTCCTTCATTCCAGGCGATACTTCCATCGTCGTTATACAACTTAAAATGCGGAGGCAAGATCAGCTTCATAGACGGATCTGTGCCTGCATTCTTATTCGTACTAGAAGCATAGCTACCCACAAAATTTAAATTCAGCTTATCCTTTAAAGCTTTCGTGCTCAAGTTAGCATACACTGTTCCCCGGGTATTCGGCATAGGCGTTGGATACACATTAGTTTCCCTCGCATAAGTGCTTCTCACCACATACTGCGTTTGCTGAGAGCCGCCCGAAACACTTGCCTCGGCATTGGTAAAACTAGCCGTTCCACCCAACAGCTCTTCTGCAAGGTTCGTTGTACGGGTCGTATCCCACAGCATTACGTCAGGTGCATTCGCCACAGTCATTGTTTTACCGTCATTTCTGAAAGCCTCCTTACGCATTTCCAGGTATTGTTTTGTATTCAGCATCTGCGGGATATTGGCTTTACTAAAGCCTGAACCAAACCGGGCGGATATAACCGGCTCGCCGGCAACACCCTTCTTTGTGGTGATTAACACAACACCACTTGCACCTCGACTACCGTAAATAGCTGTCGCATCCGCATCCTTCAGTACATCTATACTTTCAATATCTCCTGGGCTTATCGTGCTGAAAGGGCTCAGTCCGGAGATAGAACTTCCCGAAATCGCCGAACCCAGGAGATTCAGGTTTTCATTGCCACTGGCAATTGGTACACCATCGATAATAAATAACGGAGACTCCGCAGCCCCAAAAGTCGGATCCACCCGCGTCCTTCCACGAATCTGCACGTTAACGGCCGATCCGGGCACCCCACTATCCTGTGACACAAGAACTCCCGCAAGCCGGCCTTCCAGCGCAGCAAGCGGATTGTTTACTGGGGTATTGGCGATAGTTTCCCCATCCACGGTTTCAATATTTCCCGTTCCCAGC
Coding sequences within it:
- the nirB gene encoding nitrite reductase large subunit NirB, which produces MCSKKLVIIGNGMVGHKFCEKITDRSDEFSITVFGEEPKIAYDRVHLSEYFSGKGADDLALASYDWYREREITLHLGDPVKEINTREKTVHSHRGLRVEYDYLVMATGSAAFVPDIPGVEKQGVFVYRTIEDLDMIRDYAVGAKSAMVLGGGLLGLEAAKALMDLGVPQTGIVEFASRLMPRQIDQQGSAILQAKLESLGLDIYLNKNTSLIEGGDHISALRFTDDSVLETDMLVISAGIRPRDELARLCGLEVSSRGGIVVDDRLQTSDPSIFAIGECALHAQMIYGLVAPGYEMAEVVAANLCGAQKRFSGFDMSTKLKLIGVDVASFGDNLVSEPHCRTIVFENRHKGVYKRINISNDGQYLLGGILIGDAAAYNMLLQTVNNRIVLPPDPEDLVLGARGGQEAAGAGLAGLPDSAVICSCEGVTKGQICGAVSEGGCETVDALKSCTKAGTGCGGCVPMMKDLMLHTLKLNGKYIRNVICEHFAYSRQELFDLIHIHELKSFNEVLDALGKGDGCEVCKPLVVSLLASLWNEMILKKGNDVAQDSNDRFLANIQKGGSYSVVPRIPGGEITPDKLMVIAGVAKKYNLYTKITGGQRIDMFGAYLNDLPLIWSELIAAGFESGHAYGKGLRTVKSCVGSTWCRFGLHDSVSFAIRIEERYRGIRAPHKFKSAVSGCIRECAEAQSKDFGIIATEKGWNLYVCGNGGSKPQHALLLASDLDSETCIRYIDRFLMFYIRTADPLTRTATWLNKMEGGIDYLRNVIVNDSLGMAGQWEGEMDALIKNYTCEWKEAIENPEIRKRFRYFVNDPVAKDPSIRFEEMRGQKKAAEWIKQ
- the cobA gene encoding uroporphyrinogen-III C-methyltransferase, coding for MKKIEDFGLFIVGGGPGDPDLLTIKAFKVLQRAEVILYDNLINKKLLEIANPLCKIVYVGKKPYEKCTSQEEIHELIKHYTQNHSVVVRLKGGDPFIFGRGFEELLFAEANGIPAHYIPGISTMQATGFSGIPLTHRGVSESIWAITGTKKDGSLSKDLTCAIHSRATVVIYMGMKKLAEIAQTYIAADAGNTPAAIIQHATLPQQKKVTCEVKDIESAAQSAGLHYPAIIVIGNVCAI
- a CDS encoding TlpA family protein disulfide reductase, producing MVITKIMFVVVIALPFCLHAQTDAGKLTPEQQASKLKRNYEVIDSVQARISAEKDVRKKDVLFCDFFNSAAGQEKFFAVYRDGILKDLAVGYAANNDTTASDARIGMIRNDRTREEAVRLSAAAYATAGNVERGLRMLRPKLDAFFLPDGTLKTENFFNYDYAVKVLVSILPEGSEVEVIHYLRPYYQFSGGFFPSDVWERLAKPDLEPRKQLFYRYAEALRKESPKEIAAVVAKAFEIGAVPKPMRPAVIKDFSDVSGFERQFDAVSAAGRAGFNRNVSALLSKPDMNGKVWGAQGLKEKYMLIDFWGSWCLPCRFGHPHLKELYAKYKDRGFEIVGIAKEAPAAPEVIQQKWRKAVAEDKIEWIHLLNNENESTFDAVKAFGIGSFPTKILLDKNGNEIGRYGGKPDELDAKLKEIFGF
- a CDS encoding RagB/SusD family nutrient uptake outer membrane protein, with amino-acid sequence MKKINFIYPFILLLGASGCEKAVEVDIPMGKFTNNAVYNTDDLAQAGVRGVYASMVAIFSNTPFQGGLSGNLGLLSDELVRGSYSDDQRVLLENNLSPTLGIVSGLWATYYNYVLQANMVYENAEASTGLSPLVRQSIMGEARLLRALAFFYLTNIYGDVPLTLTSDYTKNALLRVSSPEEVLKQVEADLLYAQQNLVGNSTAPGFRYRPTKWSATALLARVYLYQRNWAAAEEAATTVISQNGIFTLEALDNVFLATSKEAVWALNNAGSNIYTTEAGTVQGQATSNAQFHLSPYMLSKFEATDQRRVKWTKTFGAPATVAPYKFKTYSNTQTGAKAESVMFIRLAELYLIRAEARSMRDNLPGAIADVDAVRVRAGAVANNDGANASNPFKTIGFSNPTIDKEALVELIYDERLRELFAEFGHRWFDAKRSAAGIVAFFGERKPGISATDAYFPVPERERQFNPNIDQRDGY
- a CDS encoding SusC/RagA family TonB-linked outer membrane protein gives rise to the protein MRLIIFLLTASLMQASATGFAQQLTLTQKNVTLKEVFNEIRKQTGYNVVWPQESVRSSTRIDANFRRASLKTVLDACFAGKPLEYTIEDRTIVVREREDGLLQRFLNAMNAIDVRGRVVDEKGAPLAGASVVIDGRQRAVTGSDGTYLIKGVEPGTKMTVSYIGYKSKEVTASTSNLVVLLELSDSKLDEVQVMAYGTTSRRLGTGNIETVDGETIANTPVNNPLAALEGRLAGVLVSQDSGVPGSAVNVQIRGRTRVDPTFGAAESPLFIIDGVPIASGNENLNLLGSAISGSSISGLSPFSTISPGDIESIDVLKDADATAIYGSRGASGVVLITTKKGVAGEPVISARFGSGFSKANIPQMLNTKQYLEMRKEAFRNDGKTMTVANAPDVMLWDTTRTTNLAEELLGGTASFTNAEASVSGGSQQTQYVVRSTYARETNVYPTPMPNTRGTVYANLSTKALKDKLNLNFVGSYASSTNKNAGTDPSMKLILPPHFKLYNDDGSIAWNEGGVYVGGGIMDNPLAYLLETYTAKTGNLTGNLVLGYKILPELTVRTSLGYNKIRTDELRNSPKTAKNPMSANITNTSQFGNSIFESMIIEPQIEYKKAVGPGNLNVLAGGTLQSQTRDGYNFTLRDYSSDALLGTMFGINSSSFVNPNSLANEYKYAAIFGRATYNYDDTYILNLSGRRDGSSRFGPNYKYSSFWALGGAWIFSNLDVLKDSKVLSFGKLRASYGITGNDQIGDYRYMALYASNAFSPTYKDSLAISPESFFKPDLHWEMNKKLEFATELGFLKDRIIVSTAWYRNNSNDPLVQYPLPTATGFSTVTANLNNVVVQNRGWEFTLNSKNIKSADFNWNTNFNLTLPNNRLLKYPDLEQSSYASRYIVGRSLDLVYIGEYLGVDPTTGLSQVRDVNNSGKFEVTNTGDLTPRFDTEPAYYGGLQNDFQYKNFGFSVFLNFNKQWTRNWMMALDPRGTGAPMGDMYNVPENALKRWQYEGQITDVQKYTTIIPASNALVGQRAARSTDAIYNNVFYMRVRTVNLSYNLSPAFAKSIGLKSAGIYLQGQNLFTFSPFSSVDPQTVFISRLSPLRTYLAGLQVSL